Within Topomyia yanbarensis strain Yona2022 chromosome 2, ASM3024719v1, whole genome shotgun sequence, the genomic segment TCGCAATCGCAACCCCAACCGCGATGCATCCCGTGCCATCCTACATGCCTGAAATGCATCGGTCCAGAGGATTACCACTGCACCGAGTGTCAGTCAGGATTTGCTTTCACCGATGCAAACGTTTCTCCCAACCACGCCCAGCAACGGTGCGTCTCCATCAACACAAAACATAAGCCGGCAGCTTCTGGCCTGAGCGGAACAAATAAATCCCACCCTAATGCCACATCGTCCGCCCCGGACCAACAGCAGCACGATAAGAGCTGGCTGTTCACCGACTACCTCATTATGATAACTGTCGTTGGCGTGACACTGCTCGTGGCCTTTGTGGTCATCTATCTGCTGTGGATGCGATGTTTCCGGGGGGTGCTACTGGCGAACCCTGGCAGCAGTTTGGCAGCCGGTATCAGCGGTGACTATCAGTACAATCGGGTGCAAACCTCGGAAGCTGAGGCTGGCCTCCTGGAGCCATCCTATGCGCAACTGGTACGGGACGAGATCGAGGAGATTCTGGCCGAAAGCTCCAGTGACGACGATTCGGGTGCTGTATTCATGCCGAGCGGAATCATTGCCCCGATGGAGAGATGATTGTGAGATTTCTACCTGAACACTGATTTGCATACCGTACCGTTATTTCCTTGTTTTACGTGCTATAGAGGTAAGTTAGaggtgtttttaatttttttcaacagaACGGGCAGCCGAGCACAAAATAGTCAGCGCAGAAATCAGATGATAAGTATATAGTAAATATAGCTTTATAATGCTGCGATCCAGAACAAGTTTCTTTTTAGCAAACACTTATCGAACAATTGTATACACGTAAGCAATAAAATGATTTAGTGACATTTTAGTGAACTCGACAATGGATTAATGCAATATCACATTCACTGCAATAAACTTTAAAGCACAATCACTGCTAAGCATGTCGTTTCCGTCTGAATGGTCTGAATCTTCTACAAAAAATTCGATCCGGTTTCGAATATTGTTCCAAACCATTTCGGATTCAGTTGCCTGACATTCGTTGATGATTCTCGCTAAAGATACTGTTAGCATTCACTCTCGAAAAACACCCATTTGTTGACActtatattagggtggggcaaaatgatcgttttttcagcacagcacttttttggttccttttggggtcccaaataactgtgcaaaatttggggtcgattggtgttgacccggcgtagcgcattgcgtttgaattttaaatggaggttagtatgggaaaacctactttttgcatttttaattctacagaccacaattcttcctgcagtatgccaacaaataaatagaagtgtagtccaggataggATGGAAGGATgaaaaactttgccgaaggatgtatggtgttagaatgtctctaaaccaagttatagctgttcaaagttcgatacatcgaattaaatgccaaaaatcgttttcattgccaacactgcggatgtaccaatggtatttcatgtagcatttcaaaataacattataggtaaagatggggtaaaacgcaccccttaaggaaatatgatcataactaagctatagaacatcaattgagaaaatttaattaatgaaaTCGTTTAGCGAACAAAATCAtatcgctttgcaaaatattcaaaacatgaaaataattcaattcttcaaaattattaaaaatcaccttttgaaaaatGAGCGGGGCAAATCGCACCTGTGCGGGGGAAAAATGCCCAACAACGGTgttttactttcaactcaaATAGGGAGATTTACtgcaataaaaagaaacatgccTGTTTCACTTGGCGCTGAATTTATTTTCTTGGTAAAGTTGGTAGTAACAAAGAATATATAAATGCAGGTTATATCAAAGCGAGGGGTGAACTGATTTAGATTTAAGATCCGACATCCTCCCCCGGTTGACACGAAGTGTTGATTCATTCATTTTCTGGTACTTCGTTATCCTCAATCGGCAAGACAGAAATCTTGCTCACTCCTCGGCATACTTCTCCGGTCGATGTTTTTACCTTCACTGCGCGTACCAATCCGTCGATACCGGGACATACCTCCTTTATGCTCCCCATACGCCACTGTTGCGGAGCAACATTATCCTCCTTGAGAACTATTAACATTCCTGGTTGTAAGATCAACTTATTTTTGTACCATTTACTCCTTGGCTGTAATTCGTGGAGATACTCAGACGACCATCTAATCcagaaatcatgttttagtttCTGCAAATGCTGCCACCTCGACAGTGACGACAAACGTATCTCCTTGAAATTCGGGTCAGGAACTGCAACTAATTCACGTCCTACTAAAAAGTGACCCGGGGTTAGAGCCGAAAGATCATTGACATCCGCAGACAACTGTGTTAGCGGTCTCGAGTTCAAGACAGCGTCTATTTGCACTAATACCGTATTCATTTCTTCGTATTTCAAAGATGCATCTCGCAGAATGATTTTTAGATGAGACTTTGCTGCCTTCACTCCGGCCTCCCAAATGCCTCCGAAGTTTGGCGATCGCGGCGGTATGAACGACCACTGAATTTCCCGTGCAGTGCAGAAATGGTTGATCGCATCATTTGCTTGTTGAGACGAGAACAACAAGTACAGCTCATGTAGCTGCGATTGGGCTCCTCGGAAATTAGTTGCGTTGTCAGATAGTATTTGTTCTGGGCAACCACGACGACCAACAAATCTTTGAAGGGCTGCCAAAAATGCCTCGCTGGTTAAGTCGGACACCAATTCGAGATGTACTGCTTTTGTACTCATACATATAAATAGAGCCACGTAAGCTTTCACCTTTGCCATATGTCGGACACCTTGACGAATGAAAAAGGGCCCCGCATAGTCAACCCCCGTTGTCGAAAAAGGTAGCGAAGGGTTGACTCGGAAGGCGGGTAACTCACCCATAAATTGAACGACCTCAGGAGGATGCATTCGAAAACATTGGACACATTTCTTAATGACTTGGCGTATAACACTTTTTGCTCTAACGGGCCAGTACCTTTGGCGTACTATCGACAGCAAGGCTTGTGGCCCAACATGTAGATGCTCCTTGTGAAGGGACATTATCAAAATCTTTGTTACATGATGACTTCGTGGTAACAGTAACTGATGTTTTTTACCGAACGGAATCCTAGCATGTCTTAGACGACCGCCGACACGTAGCATGCCGTGTTGATCGATGAACGGAGTCAACGGTAGAAGCATTTTTGCTCTACCACGCCTTAACAATTTTAACTCATCACTGAAACCTTCCTTCTGTGTTTGGGCGATAATATTTTGCGTAGCTTGTCGCAACTCGGCTACTGTCAACGATCCCAAAACTCGCTGAGTCTTGTCTTTCGCACGAGAGTTGTTTATAAATCTGATGGCGTAGGCGAACACCCGCTGGAGCTTTCTGAAGTTGCTGTATCTAGTTAGTAATTCATTAGGGCAATCCTGCAACGATACGTTGGCGTGCACTGAATCTCGTAGCTCTTCTACACTAGTGTGGACTAACTCAGACTGACTATTGATGTCACTAGTGTTCTGTATCGTGGACGGACCATGCCACCACAATGCAGATTTCATTAGTTCCAATGCATTAACCCCACGCGAAGCAAGATCTGCTGGGTTTTCCTTTGAATTGATATATTGCCATTTGTAATGTGCCGTTAACTGATTTATTTCACGAACCTTGTTACCCACGAAAACTTCAAGGTTAGCTGGAGATTTGTTGAGCCAGCAAAGAACAATTTGTGAATCACACCAAAGGGTTACCGCATTAAGGTGTAGTTTCATGGACTCAATCACCGTAGTGACAAGTTTCGCCAAAAGCAAAGCACCGCAAAGTTCGGCTCTTGGGATCGTAAAAGGTTTACTGCCACGCTTACTTCCTGGTTTCTTTGGTAACGGAGCTACACGAGTTTTACTACTGAGAAGATGCATTTCACTCGTATTGTCTGCCTTAAGGCTACGCAAATACACACATGCTCCGTACGCCCTTTTGCTCGCGTCTGAAAATCCATGTATTTCGAATGCCACTGATTTGTCACCGATAGAACGCCGTGAGATCCTCACTTCGTTAATGTTCTGCAATTCATCTTTAAACTGTCGCCATCTTGTCTCCTGCTCTTCTGTCAAATGTTCGTCCCAGTTTACATTATTGGCCCATAGTTCCTGAATAAAAACTTTGGCTCGGATGGTCACTGCGCCTAAAAAACCGAGCGGGTCGTAGATTTTTGCAGTGTCTGAAAGTACCGTTCTTTTCGTGTGGTAGTCTCTATCCTCATTGTTTACTCGGATACTGAACAGAAACACGTCATTGTGTGGGTCCCACAATAGCCCGAGGGTTTTTATAACTTCGTTGGAACTCCGATCTTCAATTGGTACTTGTATTTCCCTGTAAGTTTCGGGAATTTGCAATAACTGTGGCGCATTAGCACACCATTTAATTTAAGAAGAGAAATGAGTTGTTCTTGGAATTCCAAAGCGTCAACGTGGCGACTACATTCCTCAACAAGCTGTCTGAGATCCGAAGAAGTTTCTctgctcatttttctcagattgAGAAGACCTCCTACATGAATATCGATGATCGTTCTTTTGTTTTCATATCTCTCTTCCAATAAATTCCATGCTGCTTGGAAGTTGTTCTCGTTTAAAATTTGCTCGCTGAGAACACTTTCTGCCTTTCCTTTCAGTGTTTGCGTCAGATAGTGTAGCTTGGTTGCGTCTGACAGATAGGGATATTTTTGCATTAAATCTTGGAACAGCTGTTTGAAACGAAACCACTTTTCATACGTTCCATCAAAGGATGGAAGTGGGACATGCGGCAACCCGAGTGGTTGATTGACGACCAACTGCTGTGCCTGTCCTCCTGCTTCGGGAACAGCTAGCTTTGGTGGTATAGTAGCTTGCTGTGCACGATGGCTGTCCAAAGCGGCACAAATCGAAACACGAAGCTCTTCGTACAGTAACTCAAAGGCAATGAAGTAGGTTTCTTGTTCACCCCGTAGATCAGGAAACTCGATGTAAATCTCGTTCTAGATAGTGTTGTACTCATCATAGCAGGAATCAATTCGTCGCAAATATGTCTCCAAATGATGGACGGTTATTGCTTCTGCATTTGAGAGCGTTTCCCTTATTCGGTGCAACTTTGAGGTTACCGCTTGTCTCCTGAATTCGAACGCATTCATCTTCAGATCACTCACTTGCTGTTGttttttctgttcttttttcttcttctgtgcCGACACCGGCGAATGCAGCACTTTTTTCCACCACTTGTTTCTTCTTGCTGGTCAGCCATTTTGTAAATCGTTTTTCGTGATTTTCAATCACATATTACACTTTGCATTACCAGCTAGCTCTTGCTGGGTTTTACTAATTACTCTGCTGGACGGCTTCCTCGGAAGACGACGGCTTTTGCATATACAGGTCAATTTTCACGGAAATCGACGCTTTCTCTGTTGCCGTATCCTCGCCGTGGAGCGATACGTATTTACACAAAACTATGCTTTAGTTCGCGAAATTAAGTGAATTCCTCAGAAAAATCACTTGGTCACCGGCGACCGTTACCTCCGCGATATCCAGCTCGAAACTCGGACCAAATgttttactttcaactcaaATAGGGAGATTTACtgcaataaaaagaaacatgccTGTTTCACTTGGCGCTGAATTTATTTTCTTGGTAAAGTTGTTAGTAACAAAGAATATATAAATGCAGGTTATATCAAAGCGAGGGGTGAACTGATTTAGATTTAAGATCCGACAAACGGGGTAGAATGCACCGCAataacggggcataatgctcggcgaacaagcaCTACTTGTTTTctgacgagatttcacaaaagtgtgccattaaatagcttTAGGTTATACAAttggtaggttttcagaacgatttttctgttttcgattaaaaagcAGCAAAATCAGAGAATAGGGCATTTTGcctccgatggagcagagatattaatttagcaaaaagtgaattatttagtagatttttcagaataatgaacaacggtataaatagaactggaatgatctAATATATTAGTAAAACAGTATTTATAAGAGCGGAAAATCCTTGCtgcacgagccacaataattacatgagaaaaGCACGTTATTgccttttgtttatttcttgagCTGCtgttgatgtacggttatcaaactttgacagtgtatggaaatttctagaaaacggtAGCACCAGTCGGAAGTGCGCCATAGTAATATGGCgcacttccgactggtgttaccgttttctagaaatttccagctgttttcgatataagcaagggaTGCATTTTACCccaggggtgcgttttaccccatcttcccctatatgttagatttaccacattggtatgttcggatgagttattcaaaagcctaagctcaatttcatgagcgtaggtagttgggCAATAGGGCGT encodes:
- the LOC131680875 gene encoding uncharacterized protein LOC131680875, translated to MNAFEFRRQANEIYIEFPDLRGEQETYFIAFELLYEELRVSICAALDSHRAQQATIPPKLAVPEAGGQAQQLVVNQPLGLPHVPLPSFDGTYEKWFRFKQLFQDLMQKYPYLSDATKLHYLTQTLKGKAESVLSEQILNENNFQAAWNLLEERYENKRTIIDIHVGGLLNLRKMSRETSSDLRQLVEECAVTIRAKVFIQELWANNVNWDEHLTEEQETRWRQFKDELQNINEVRISRRSIGDKSVAFEIHGFSDASKRAYGACVYLRSLKADNTSEMHLLSSKTRVAPLPKKPGSKRGSKPFTIPRAELCGALLLAKLVTTVIESMKLHLNAVTLWCDSQIVLCWLNKSPANLEVFVGNKVREINQLTAHYKWQYINSKENPADLASRGVNALELMKSALWWHGPSTIQNTSDINSQSELVHTSVEELRDSVHANVSLQDCPNELLTRYSNFRKLQRVFAYAIRFINNSRAKDKTQRVLGSLTVAELRQATQNIIAQTQKEGFSDELKLLRRGRAKMLLPLTPFIDQHGMLRVGGRLRHARIPFGKKHQLLLPRSHHVTKILIMSLHKEHLHVGPQALLSIVRQRYWPVRAKSVIRQVIKKCVQCFRMHPPEVVQFMGELPAFRVNPSLPFSTTGVDYAGPFFIRQGVRHMAKVKAYVALFICMSTKAVHLELVSDLTSEAFLAALQRFVGRRGCPEQILSDNATNFRGAQSQLHELYLLFSSQQANDAINHFCTAREIQWSFIPPRSPNFGGIWEAGVKAAKSHLKIILRDASLKYEEMNTVLVQIDAVLNSRPLTQLSADVNDLSALTPGHFLVGRELVAVPDPNFKEIRLSSLSRWQHLQKLKHDFWIRWSSEYLHELQPRSKWYKNKLILQPGMLIVLKEDNVAPQQWRMGSIKEVCPGIDGLVRAVKVKTSTGEVCRGVSKISVLPIEDNEVPENE